A window of the Phalacrocorax aristotelis chromosome 9, bGulAri2.1, whole genome shotgun sequence genome harbors these coding sequences:
- the LOC142061972 gene encoding uncharacterized protein LOC142061972, with amino-acid sequence MSPGPGWRRRTLRERDRLTRETKARRSPWPAAPLPAGRCLQGEQCAPHRSPAPAGDAGPLAAVPPPGGNRPISPAQLSPPPPGGAARAGGQAPRLEKGQPPAANCRRGRGRRSRGTAACSSERRRGPSAPLRPLPRRYLHRGAPLTRQLEPGPRQRRDGHGPPRMRGTEGSGAGQWAAPGRPRGRAGARSRGELVAVDPSRAAAPPLFPPVAPPGPPGPARGSGNPRLTACRWGAGGVWPSVSLSAAGPGGARRRGGGRQKRPRPPV; translated from the coding sequence ATGTCGCCGGGGCCCGGCTGGCGGCGGCGGACGCTGCGGGAGCGGGACCGCCTCACTCGGGAGACAAAGGCGCGGCGGAGCCCATGgcccgccgccccgctgcccgccggGCGCTGCCTACAGGGCGAACAATGCGCGCCTCATCGCTCCCCCGCCCCCGCGGGGGACGCGGGGCCGCTCGCCGCGGTCCCTCCTCCCGGAGGCAACAGGCCGATCTCCCCCGCCCAGCTCAGCCCACCGCCGCCTGGAGGGGCTGCCCGGGCAGGAGGGCAAGCTCCGCGCCTGGAGAAAGGGCAGCCGCCCGCGGCGAACTGCCGTCGAGGCCGGGGTCGGAGGTCCCGCGGGACGGCTGCGTGCAGCTCGgagcggcggcgcggcccctCAGCCCCGCTCCGGCCGCTGCCGCGGAGATACCTGCACCGGGGCGCGCCCCTGACCCGGCAATTAGAGCCGGGGCCGCGGCAGCGCCGTGACGGGCACGGCCCGCCGCGAATGAGAGGCACGGAGGGTTCCGGCGCCGGCCAATGGGCGGCCCCTGGGCGGCcgcgggggcgggccggggcgcgAAGCCGGGGCGAGCTGGTGGCGGTGGACCCGTCGCGCGCTGCCGCTCCCCCCCTCTTCCCGCCTGTTGCGCCGCCGGGCCCgcctggcccggcccggggcagcGGCAACCCTCGCCTGACAGCCTGCCGGTGGGGCGCCGGCGGCGTCTGGCCGTCTGTCAGCCTCTCTGcggccggccccggcggggcgcggcgccgCGGAGGCGGGAGGCAGAAGCGACCTCGTCCTCCCGTTTGA